The nucleotide sequence ACCAGGGTCGTGGCTCACACCTGCAAAGTAGCAAGAGAGAATGCCGCAGCTTGTCATAGCCCCATTGAGATTGGTACATTCCGAAACCGAAACGGCAGTAGTCGTTGACCATACTCCCGCACAATCACCTCAACTAAGGCAAACGGTTCAGCCTGGTCAGGCACGTTCTCAAAGGTCATGAATGCGGCAACACCAACCCCCCTGGAAAGCTGCTGGCAGATAGGATTAGAACTACGGCCCTGATCTTGACCAAACCGGACATGATTCGCTTTGTACTGCATGCCTTGGGAATCAACGATATTGCTCCCAGTAGATCTGCTGTATTGACCGTGAATACACACTCGTCTGTTCTGAGCCTGGTCGGTGACTAAGAACTCGCATCTTAATGCACCATCGTTTCCTCTACAGGTTTTTAGTTGTAAGAGGATATCATCCCTGGATTGGGCTAATGCAGTTCGTTGCGGTTCAGGAGACGATGGGGATGGAATTGGCACAGAAGAGTTGGATGCGGGTGCAGGCAATGGAGGAGTTGGAGTCCCTACAATGTCAACATCGGATCGATTGGGATTCAGTGGCTTGAAGGCAAAATTTCCAGTTAAAGAGGAGGATTCCCACGGAGTTTGCTGATTGTTGGTTTTTGCCATCACGGATTGGCGTACTGCTTTGAACATCAACTCGATTGGGGTATCGGGTGTTCTAATGTGCTGAAGTAAGCTGGCTGTATAGGGGGAGTTGCGACTGTTTCCTCCGTAGCCATCCTTTGCCACTTTGCCAGGAGCGGTTGCAAATGAAATCAGTGTTCCCTGAGCGGCCTGAACAAAGGCTAACCCGGTCGCTGGCGATCGCCAGTTGCGGCTATAAGGATTATTGCGGCAGGCATCAATCAGCACCAGGTTAATCGAATTGTTCGCATCTTCCATTGCACCCAGAATTTTCCCTAACGGAACTGCTTCATAGGCAACATCCTGCTCTCGATTGATCGTTGCGCCGATCGGAATCAGGTAGTTTTCCCCATTAACCTGAATCCCATGTC is from Leptothermofonsia sichuanensis E412 and encodes:
- a CDS encoding caspase family protein gives rise to the protein MSVFELNSNLLALERQSDIKPPASRVKLASPLVAQRERRTALVIGNANYAGSGRLANPIHDATDVAKALGELGFEVILLTDVTQRGMNGAIEQFNRKLRQGGVGLFYFAGHGIQVNGENYLIPIGATINREQDVAYEAVPLGKILGAMEDANNSINLVLIDACRNNPYSRNWRSPATGLAFVQAAQGTLISFATAPGKVAKDGYGGNSRNSPYTASLLQHIRTPDTPIELMFKAVRQSVMAKTNNQQTPWESSSLTGNFAFKPLNPNRSDVDIVGTPTPPLPAPASNSSVPIPSPSSPEPQRTALAQSRDDILLQLKTCRGNDGALRCEFLVTDQAQNRRVCIHGQYSRSTGSNIVDSQGMQYKANHVRFGQDQGRSSNPICQQLSRGVGVAAFMTFENVPDQAEPFALVEVIVREYGQRLLPFRFRNVPISMGL